One genomic window of Hippocampus zosterae strain Florida chromosome 12, ASM2543408v3, whole genome shotgun sequence includes the following:
- the lims2 gene encoding LIM and senescent cell antigen-like-containing domain protein 2 isoform X2 — MNGRALPPSIPEDGEVLDYNPHGEKNGYHQRFRDGDGGEAEMLVSKSQRRKSDVKVYKEFCDFYARFNMANALANAMCERCKSGFAPAEKIVNSNGELYHEQCFVCAQCFQQFPEGLFYEFEDRKYCEHDFQMLFAPCCHQCGEFIIGRVIKAMNNSWHPECFCCDICQAVLADVGFVKNAGRHLCRPCHNREKARGLGKYICQKCHAIIEEQPLLFKNDPYHPDHFNCNNCGKELTADARELKGELYCLPCHDKMGVPICGACRRPIEGRVVNAMGKQWHVEHFVCAKCEKPFLGHRHYERKGLAYCETHYNQLFGDVCYHCNRVIEGDVVSALNKAWCVNCFACSTCNTKLTLKNKFVEFDMKPVCKKCYEKFPLELKKRLKKLSETVARK; from the exons ATGAATGGCCGTGCTTTACCGCCTTCCATCCCTGAGGATGGCGAGGTCTTGGACTACAATCCACATGGGGAGAAGAATGGTTACCATCAAAGGTTTCGGGATGGGGATGGAGGAGAGGCAGAAATGCTGGTGTCCAAGTCCCAGAGGCGGAAAAGCGACGTCAAAGTCTATAAGgagttttgtgatttttatgcacGCTT CAACATGGCCAACGCCCTTGCCAATGCTATGTGTGAGCGCTGCAAGAGTGGCTTTGCTCCGGCAGAGAAGATAGTGAACAGCAACGGAGAACTTTACCATGAGCAGTGCTTTGTGTGCGCTCAGTGTTTCCAACAGTTCCCCGAGGGACTCTTCTATGAG TTTGAAGACAGGAAATACTGTGAGCATGACTTCCAGATGCTCTTTGCTCCATGCTGCCACCAATGTG GTGAATTCATCATTGGCCGCGTCATCAAAGCCATGAACAACAGCTGGCACCCGGAATGTTTCTGCTGTGACATCTGCCAAGCCGTGCTTGCCGATGTTGGATTTGTTAAAAATGCCGGCAG GCACCTGTGTCGTCCGTGCCACAACAGAGAGAAAGCTCGTGGACTCGGCAAGTACATTTGCCAAAAGTGTCACGCCATCATTGAAGAGCAGCCCCTTCTGTTCAAGAATGACCCCTACCACCCTGATCACTTCAACTGCAACAACTGCGG AAAGGAACTGACTGCTGATGCCAGGGAGCTGAAGGGGGAGTTGTACTGTTTGCCCTGCCACGACAAGATGGGCGTCCCCATCTGCGGGGCCTGCAGGAGACCCATCGAGGGCCGTGTGGTCAATGCAATGGGCAAGCAGTGGCATGTGGAG CATTTTGTGTGTGCTAAGTGTGAGAAACCCTTCCTGGGACATCGCCACTATGAACGCAAGGGCCTGGCCTACTGTGAAACACACTACAACCAg CTGTTTGGAGATGTTTGCTACCACTGCAATCGCGTTATAGAAGGAGACG TGGTGTCGGCCCTCAACAAGGCTTGGTGCGTCAACTGTTTTGCTTGCTCCACTTGCAACACCAAGCTCACCCTTAA GAACAAGTTTGTGGAGTTTGACATGAAGCCGGTGTGTAAGAAGTGCTATGAAAAATTTCCACTGGAGCTGAAGAAGAGACTGAAGAAGCTGTCAGAAACCGTTGCACGGAAGTAA
- the lims2 gene encoding LIM and senescent cell antigen-like-containing domain protein 2 isoform X4, giving the protein MNSLRLKALSNSGLYRRRQERPDSYGVLGDGFSNMANALANAMCERCKSGFAPAEKIVNSNGELYHEQCFVCAQCFQQFPEGLFYEFEDRKYCEHDFQMLFAPCCHQCGEFIIGRVIKAMNNSWHPECFCCDICQAVLADVGFVKNAGRHLCRPCHNREKARGLGKYICQKCHAIIEEQPLLFKNDPYHPDHFNCNNCGKELTADARELKGELYCLPCHDKMGVPICGACRRPIEGRVVNAMGKQWHVEHFVCAKCEKPFLGHRHYERKGLAYCETHYNQLFGDVCYHCNRVIEGDVVSALNKAWCVNCFACSTCNTKLTLKNKFVEFDMKPVCKKCYEKFPLELKKRLKKLSETVARK; this is encoded by the exons ATGAACTCTTTGAGACTCAAGGCGTTGTCAAATTCGGGCTTGTACAGGCGAAGACAAGAGAGACCAGACAGTTATGGTGTGCTTGGGGATGGCTTCAG CAACATGGCCAACGCCCTTGCCAATGCTATGTGTGAGCGCTGCAAGAGTGGCTTTGCTCCGGCAGAGAAGATAGTGAACAGCAACGGAGAACTTTACCATGAGCAGTGCTTTGTGTGCGCTCAGTGTTTCCAACAGTTCCCCGAGGGACTCTTCTATGAG TTTGAAGACAGGAAATACTGTGAGCATGACTTCCAGATGCTCTTTGCTCCATGCTGCCACCAATGTG GTGAATTCATCATTGGCCGCGTCATCAAAGCCATGAACAACAGCTGGCACCCGGAATGTTTCTGCTGTGACATCTGCCAAGCCGTGCTTGCCGATGTTGGATTTGTTAAAAATGCCGGCAG GCACCTGTGTCGTCCGTGCCACAACAGAGAGAAAGCTCGTGGACTCGGCAAGTACATTTGCCAAAAGTGTCACGCCATCATTGAAGAGCAGCCCCTTCTGTTCAAGAATGACCCCTACCACCCTGATCACTTCAACTGCAACAACTGCGG AAAGGAACTGACTGCTGATGCCAGGGAGCTGAAGGGGGAGTTGTACTGTTTGCCCTGCCACGACAAGATGGGCGTCCCCATCTGCGGGGCCTGCAGGAGACCCATCGAGGGCCGTGTGGTCAATGCAATGGGCAAGCAGTGGCATGTGGAG CATTTTGTGTGTGCTAAGTGTGAGAAACCCTTCCTGGGACATCGCCACTATGAACGCAAGGGCCTGGCCTACTGTGAAACACACTACAACCAg CTGTTTGGAGATGTTTGCTACCACTGCAATCGCGTTATAGAAGGAGACG TGGTGTCGGCCCTCAACAAGGCTTGGTGCGTCAACTGTTTTGCTTGCTCCACTTGCAACACCAAGCTCACCCTTAA GAACAAGTTTGTGGAGTTTGACATGAAGCCGGTGTGTAAGAAGTGCTATGAAAAATTTCCACTGGAGCTGAAGAAGAGACTGAAGAAGCTGTCAGAAACCGTTGCACGGAAGTAA
- the lims2 gene encoding LIM and senescent cell antigen-like-containing domain protein 2 isoform X1: protein MNGRALPPSIPEDGEVLDYNPHGEKNGYHQRFRDGDGGEAEMLVSKSQRRKSDVKVYKEFCDFYARFNMANALANAMCERCKSGFAPAEKIVNSNGELYHEQCFVCAQCFQQFPEGLFYEFEDRKYCEHDFQMLFAPCCHQCGEFIIGRVIKAMNNSWHPECFCCDICQAVLADVGFVKNAGRHLCRPCHNREKARGLGKYICQKCHAIIEEQPLLFKNDPYHPDHFNCNNCGKELTADARELKGELYCLPCHDKMGVPICGACRRPIEGRVVNAMGKQWHVEHFVCAKCEKPFLGHRHYERKGLAYCETHYNQLFGDVCYHCNRVIEGDVVSALNKAWCVNCFACSTCNTKLTLKDKFVEVDLKPVCKHCYERLPDDVKRRLSKRERDSKEKKKKPLIPMCL, encoded by the exons ATGAATGGCCGTGCTTTACCGCCTTCCATCCCTGAGGATGGCGAGGTCTTGGACTACAATCCACATGGGGAGAAGAATGGTTACCATCAAAGGTTTCGGGATGGGGATGGAGGAGAGGCAGAAATGCTGGTGTCCAAGTCCCAGAGGCGGAAAAGCGACGTCAAAGTCTATAAGgagttttgtgatttttatgcacGCTT CAACATGGCCAACGCCCTTGCCAATGCTATGTGTGAGCGCTGCAAGAGTGGCTTTGCTCCGGCAGAGAAGATAGTGAACAGCAACGGAGAACTTTACCATGAGCAGTGCTTTGTGTGCGCTCAGTGTTTCCAACAGTTCCCCGAGGGACTCTTCTATGAG TTTGAAGACAGGAAATACTGTGAGCATGACTTCCAGATGCTCTTTGCTCCATGCTGCCACCAATGTG GTGAATTCATCATTGGCCGCGTCATCAAAGCCATGAACAACAGCTGGCACCCGGAATGTTTCTGCTGTGACATCTGCCAAGCCGTGCTTGCCGATGTTGGATTTGTTAAAAATGCCGGCAG GCACCTGTGTCGTCCGTGCCACAACAGAGAGAAAGCTCGTGGACTCGGCAAGTACATTTGCCAAAAGTGTCACGCCATCATTGAAGAGCAGCCCCTTCTGTTCAAGAATGACCCCTACCACCCTGATCACTTCAACTGCAACAACTGCGG AAAGGAACTGACTGCTGATGCCAGGGAGCTGAAGGGGGAGTTGTACTGTTTGCCCTGCCACGACAAGATGGGCGTCCCCATCTGCGGGGCCTGCAGGAGACCCATCGAGGGCCGTGTGGTCAATGCAATGGGCAAGCAGTGGCATGTGGAG CATTTTGTGTGTGCTAAGTGTGAGAAACCCTTCCTGGGACATCGCCACTATGAACGCAAGGGCCTGGCCTACTGTGAAACACACTACAACCAg CTGTTTGGAGATGTTTGCTACCACTGCAATCGCGTTATAGAAGGAGACG TGGTGTCGGCCCTCAACAAGGCTTGGTGCGTCAACTGTTTTGCTTGCTCCACTTGCAACACCAAGCTCACCCTTAA GGATAAATTTGTGGAAGTGGATCTGAAGCCGGTGTGTAAGCACTGCTATGAACGTCTGCCGGATGACGTGAAACGCCGGTTGTCAAAGCGGGAGCGCGactcaaaggagaaaaagaagaaaccgTTGATACCCATGTGTCTGTGA
- the lims2 gene encoding LIM and senescent cell antigen-like-containing domain protein 2 isoform X5, translated as MLAITEMTNGNMANALANAMCERCKSGFAPAEKIVNSNGELYHEQCFVCAQCFQQFPEGLFYEFEDRKYCEHDFQMLFAPCCHQCGEFIIGRVIKAMNNSWHPECFCCDICQAVLADVGFVKNAGRHLCRPCHNREKARGLGKYICQKCHAIIEEQPLLFKNDPYHPDHFNCNNCGKELTADARELKGELYCLPCHDKMGVPICGACRRPIEGRVVNAMGKQWHVEHFVCAKCEKPFLGHRHYERKGLAYCETHYNQLFGDVCYHCNRVIEGDVVSALNKAWCVNCFACSTCNTKLTLKDKFVEVDLKPVCKHCYERLPDDVKRRLSKRERDSKEKKKKPLIPMCL; from the exons ATGCTCGCTATAACTGAAATGACAAACGG CAACATGGCCAACGCCCTTGCCAATGCTATGTGTGAGCGCTGCAAGAGTGGCTTTGCTCCGGCAGAGAAGATAGTGAACAGCAACGGAGAACTTTACCATGAGCAGTGCTTTGTGTGCGCTCAGTGTTTCCAACAGTTCCCCGAGGGACTCTTCTATGAG TTTGAAGACAGGAAATACTGTGAGCATGACTTCCAGATGCTCTTTGCTCCATGCTGCCACCAATGTG GTGAATTCATCATTGGCCGCGTCATCAAAGCCATGAACAACAGCTGGCACCCGGAATGTTTCTGCTGTGACATCTGCCAAGCCGTGCTTGCCGATGTTGGATTTGTTAAAAATGCCGGCAG GCACCTGTGTCGTCCGTGCCACAACAGAGAGAAAGCTCGTGGACTCGGCAAGTACATTTGCCAAAAGTGTCACGCCATCATTGAAGAGCAGCCCCTTCTGTTCAAGAATGACCCCTACCACCCTGATCACTTCAACTGCAACAACTGCGG AAAGGAACTGACTGCTGATGCCAGGGAGCTGAAGGGGGAGTTGTACTGTTTGCCCTGCCACGACAAGATGGGCGTCCCCATCTGCGGGGCCTGCAGGAGACCCATCGAGGGCCGTGTGGTCAATGCAATGGGCAAGCAGTGGCATGTGGAG CATTTTGTGTGTGCTAAGTGTGAGAAACCCTTCCTGGGACATCGCCACTATGAACGCAAGGGCCTGGCCTACTGTGAAACACACTACAACCAg CTGTTTGGAGATGTTTGCTACCACTGCAATCGCGTTATAGAAGGAGACG TGGTGTCGGCCCTCAACAAGGCTTGGTGCGTCAACTGTTTTGCTTGCTCCACTTGCAACACCAAGCTCACCCTTAA GGATAAATTTGTGGAAGTGGATCTGAAGCCGGTGTGTAAGCACTGCTATGAACGTCTGCCGGATGACGTGAAACGCCGGTTGTCAAAGCGGGAGCGCGactcaaaggagaaaaagaagaaaccgTTGATACCCATGTGTCTGTGA
- the lims2 gene encoding LIM and senescent cell antigen-like-containing domain protein 2 isoform X6: protein MANALANAMCERCKSGFAPAEKIVNSNGELYHEQCFVCAQCFQQFPEGLFYEFEDRKYCEHDFQMLFAPCCHQCGEFIIGRVIKAMNNSWHPECFCCDICQAVLADVGFVKNAGRHLCRPCHNREKARGLGKYICQKCHAIIEEQPLLFKNDPYHPDHFNCNNCGKELTADARELKGELYCLPCHDKMGVPICGACRRPIEGRVVNAMGKQWHVEHFVCAKCEKPFLGHRHYERKGLAYCETHYNQLFGDVCYHCNRVIEGDVVSALNKAWCVNCFACSTCNTKLTLKDKFVEVDLKPVCKHCYERLPDDVKRRLSKRERDSKEKKKKPLIPMCL from the exons ATGGCCAACGCCCTTGCCAATGCTATGTGTGAGCGCTGCAAGAGTGGCTTTGCTCCGGCAGAGAAGATAGTGAACAGCAACGGAGAACTTTACCATGAGCAGTGCTTTGTGTGCGCTCAGTGTTTCCAACAGTTCCCCGAGGGACTCTTCTATGAG TTTGAAGACAGGAAATACTGTGAGCATGACTTCCAGATGCTCTTTGCTCCATGCTGCCACCAATGTG GTGAATTCATCATTGGCCGCGTCATCAAAGCCATGAACAACAGCTGGCACCCGGAATGTTTCTGCTGTGACATCTGCCAAGCCGTGCTTGCCGATGTTGGATTTGTTAAAAATGCCGGCAG GCACCTGTGTCGTCCGTGCCACAACAGAGAGAAAGCTCGTGGACTCGGCAAGTACATTTGCCAAAAGTGTCACGCCATCATTGAAGAGCAGCCCCTTCTGTTCAAGAATGACCCCTACCACCCTGATCACTTCAACTGCAACAACTGCGG AAAGGAACTGACTGCTGATGCCAGGGAGCTGAAGGGGGAGTTGTACTGTTTGCCCTGCCACGACAAGATGGGCGTCCCCATCTGCGGGGCCTGCAGGAGACCCATCGAGGGCCGTGTGGTCAATGCAATGGGCAAGCAGTGGCATGTGGAG CATTTTGTGTGTGCTAAGTGTGAGAAACCCTTCCTGGGACATCGCCACTATGAACGCAAGGGCCTGGCCTACTGTGAAACACACTACAACCAg CTGTTTGGAGATGTTTGCTACCACTGCAATCGCGTTATAGAAGGAGACG TGGTGTCGGCCCTCAACAAGGCTTGGTGCGTCAACTGTTTTGCTTGCTCCACTTGCAACACCAAGCTCACCCTTAA GGATAAATTTGTGGAAGTGGATCTGAAGCCGGTGTGTAAGCACTGCTATGAACGTCTGCCGGATGACGTGAAACGCCGGTTGTCAAAGCGGGAGCGCGactcaaaggagaaaaagaagaaaccgTTGATACCCATGTGTCTGTGA
- the lims2 gene encoding LIM and senescent cell antigen-like-containing domain protein 2 isoform X3, whose amino-acid sequence MNSLRLKALSNSGLYRRRQERPDSYGVLGDGFSNMANALANAMCERCKSGFAPAEKIVNSNGELYHEQCFVCAQCFQQFPEGLFYEFEDRKYCEHDFQMLFAPCCHQCGEFIIGRVIKAMNNSWHPECFCCDICQAVLADVGFVKNAGRHLCRPCHNREKARGLGKYICQKCHAIIEEQPLLFKNDPYHPDHFNCNNCGKELTADARELKGELYCLPCHDKMGVPICGACRRPIEGRVVNAMGKQWHVEHFVCAKCEKPFLGHRHYERKGLAYCETHYNQLFGDVCYHCNRVIEGDVVSALNKAWCVNCFACSTCNTKLTLKDKFVEVDLKPVCKHCYERLPDDVKRRLSKRERDSKEKKKKPLIPMCL is encoded by the exons ATGAACTCTTTGAGACTCAAGGCGTTGTCAAATTCGGGCTTGTACAGGCGAAGACAAGAGAGACCAGACAGTTATGGTGTGCTTGGGGATGGCTTCAG CAACATGGCCAACGCCCTTGCCAATGCTATGTGTGAGCGCTGCAAGAGTGGCTTTGCTCCGGCAGAGAAGATAGTGAACAGCAACGGAGAACTTTACCATGAGCAGTGCTTTGTGTGCGCTCAGTGTTTCCAACAGTTCCCCGAGGGACTCTTCTATGAG TTTGAAGACAGGAAATACTGTGAGCATGACTTCCAGATGCTCTTTGCTCCATGCTGCCACCAATGTG GTGAATTCATCATTGGCCGCGTCATCAAAGCCATGAACAACAGCTGGCACCCGGAATGTTTCTGCTGTGACATCTGCCAAGCCGTGCTTGCCGATGTTGGATTTGTTAAAAATGCCGGCAG GCACCTGTGTCGTCCGTGCCACAACAGAGAGAAAGCTCGTGGACTCGGCAAGTACATTTGCCAAAAGTGTCACGCCATCATTGAAGAGCAGCCCCTTCTGTTCAAGAATGACCCCTACCACCCTGATCACTTCAACTGCAACAACTGCGG AAAGGAACTGACTGCTGATGCCAGGGAGCTGAAGGGGGAGTTGTACTGTTTGCCCTGCCACGACAAGATGGGCGTCCCCATCTGCGGGGCCTGCAGGAGACCCATCGAGGGCCGTGTGGTCAATGCAATGGGCAAGCAGTGGCATGTGGAG CATTTTGTGTGTGCTAAGTGTGAGAAACCCTTCCTGGGACATCGCCACTATGAACGCAAGGGCCTGGCCTACTGTGAAACACACTACAACCAg CTGTTTGGAGATGTTTGCTACCACTGCAATCGCGTTATAGAAGGAGACG TGGTGTCGGCCCTCAACAAGGCTTGGTGCGTCAACTGTTTTGCTTGCTCCACTTGCAACACCAAGCTCACCCTTAA GGATAAATTTGTGGAAGTGGATCTGAAGCCGGTGTGTAAGCACTGCTATGAACGTCTGCCGGATGACGTGAAACGCCGGTTGTCAAAGCGGGAGCGCGactcaaaggagaaaaagaagaaaccgTTGATACCCATGTGTCTGTGA
- the tmem223 gene encoding transmembrane protein 223, producing the protein MLLYFDVIYQLHLLSHNMSLLRICGALCPLRPISVQQKDALLGSKHPVSGVSIRLAHICFAGLARRVYAHRGLCTSTKPSRDVTLFQHDRTGFFRLLAVFCGGQFIFWSYLAHFAYTGLRDTGTPREQEKRKAPTSTALAGMWSFDMNLGSSSWRYGFTLGCVTIGAGILGLGILFCRRSVSQVVLHQGGTMVSVTTQSPLGMGHGRRIKVPLSQVACLAHRQESPSFIPLKIKGHKFYFLLDKDGTINNAKLFDVTAGAYRPL; encoded by the coding sequence ATGCTTTTGTATTTTGATGTCATATACCAATTACATCTTTTATCACACAATATGAGTTTACTCCGAATTTGCGGCGCACTATGTCCGCTTCGTCCGATCTCCGTCCAGCAAAAAGACGCGTTACTGGGGTCAAAACATCCAGTCAGCGGCGTGTCTATCCGACTTGCCCATATTTGTTTTGCCGGATTGGCGAGACGTGTTTATGCACACCGCGGCCTCTGCACCTCCACTAAGCCCTCCAGAGACGTCACTCTGTTCCAACACGACAGAACGGGCTTCTTCCGCCTCCTCGCTGTCTTCTGCGGGGGCCAATTTATCTTCTGGTCGTACCTGGCTCACTTCGCCTACACCGGCCTGAGAGATACCGGCACCCCTCGGGAGcaggagaaaagaaaagctccCACCAGCACTGCTTTGGCTGGGATGTGGAGTTTTGATATGAACCTGGGAtccagcagctggaggtacgggTTCACGTTGGGATGTGTGACAATAGGAGCGGGCATACTGGGACTGGGAATCCTGTTTTGTCGGCGCTCTGTCAGCCAGGTGGTTTTGCACCAAGGCGGAACGATGGTGTCAGTTACCACACAGTCACCCCTGGGTATGGGCCACGGCCGGAGAATAAAGGTCCCGTTGTCCCAGGTCGCCTGTCTCGCCCACAGACAGGAGTCTCCCTCATTTATCCCCCTCAAAATCAAGGGACACAAGTTCTACTTTCTGCTGGACAAAGATGGCACTATAAACAATGCTAAACTTTTTGATGTAACTGCTGGGGCATATCGTCCTCTATAA